Genomic window (Fundidesulfovibrio terrae):
CCCGGCGCAGGTCCACTGGCCCTGGCTTCCCGTAGCGCCCAAGGTGCTCGGATGGGTCGGGAGAGGCGGCCAGTTCTACCTGAGCCAGGAGTACGCCCGCGCGGGACTGGCCGGGAAACAACATACCGCCGGTGGAAACAAATGAAGACGACCCTCAAGCGAACGCTGCACATCGTCGCCAAGGTCGCGACGTTTCCGGCGGCTGCCTTGGTCCGGATCGCGGACCGACCAGGAGGGGAACACCGGATGTTCAGGGGCCTCTCGCAGCTCATGAGCCTCGTCCCGGGTACCTTGGGGTCCGTGCTGCGTAGCGGATTCTATGTCCAGACGCTCACGCGCTGTTCCTGGGAGGCGACCTTCGACTTCGGAGTGCTGTTCTCCACGCCAGACTCCGAGATCGAGGACCACGTCTACATCGGCCCGTACACCATCGTATCCAAGGCGCATATCGGGCGCGACACCATCATCGGCAGCTTCGTCAGCATCACCAGCGGCAAGTCCACGCACCACTTCGCGGATGCTCATACCCCCATACGGCTCCAAGGGGGATCGCATGACGGGGTGCGCATCGGCAACGACTGCTGGATCGGAAACCAGGCGGTCATCATGGCCGACGTCGGCGACGGATGTGTGGTGGGCGCAGGCTCGGTTGTGGTGAAGGACGCCGAGCCCGGCCACGTGGTGGCGGGAAACCCCGCCAGGACGATCAAGGAACGAAACGATCCCGGCACCGTCCAGGCGCCGGCCAGGAGCGCGTAAATGAATGCATCCGCCATGCTCGCGGGCAAGAGGGTCCTGATCACCGGCTGCTGCGGCACCGTGGGCAGGGAACTGGTCGCCCACATACTCACCCAATACGGTGTGAAGGAACTGCTCTGCATCGACAACAACGAGAGCGCGACCTTCTTCATGGAACAGGAATGGCTGTCTCACCCCCATGCGCACTTCTTCATCGGAGACATGCGCAACGCCAAGAGGATGCTCCAGTTGATGGAAGATGTTGACGTCGTATTTCACGCAGCGGCGTTCAAGCATGTCGGGTTATGCGAACGCTCTCCGACTGAAGCCGTGGAAAACAACATCCTCGGAGTGCAGAACATCATTGAGGCAGCGATCGCAAACCACGTCGAACGCGTGATCTTCACGAGCTCGGACAAGGCGGTCAACCCCACCAACGTCATGGGGACGTCCAAACTCATGGGCGAACGGCTCATGACCGCGGCCAACAGTAACCGGAGAAAAGGCGGAACCGTGTTCGCCTCCACCCGTTTCGGCAATGTGCTGGGCTCCAGGGGATCGGTCATTCCCATCTTCCGGGAGCAAATCCGGGCGGGAGGCCCCGTCACCCTCACCGACGCGGACATGACCCGATTCATCATGAGCATCGAGCAGGCCGCCCGCCTCGTTCTGGATTCTTCCGCCCTCGCCCGAGGAGGCGAAGTCTTCATCACGAAGATGCCGGTGATCAGGATCAAGGACCTGGCCGAGGTAATGATCCGGGAGATTGCCCCCCGGTACGGCCATGATCCGGCGAGCATTCCCATCACGGAAATCGGCGCGAAACCGGGTGAGAAAATGTACGAGGAACTCATGAGCCTCGAAGAAACCCGGCGTGCGGTCGAGCTGACGGACTACTTCGCCGTTCTCCCAGCATTTCATGGCCTGTATCGGGAAACGGCCTACGACTACGACGACATTGTTCCCGGCGTCGTGACCAACCCCTACAACTCGTGCAACGAGCCGCCCATGACCCAGGAACAGCTCACGCGGTTCCTGTACGTGAACAAGCTGCTCGAAGAGCCTGTCGAGGGCTCTCACCCCGCGCAGAGGCATTGGCCCTAAACGCGGCAATCGCATCGATCACCAGGAGCAACACCATGAAGATACTGATATTGGGTGGCGATGGTTATCTCGGATGGCCAACCGCCATGCACCTTTCGGCCAGGGGCCACGACGTGGCCTGCGTGGACAACTATCTGCGCCGCAACCTCTGCTCCAACGAGGATGGAGACCCGCTTTTCCCCACGCCCCGGCTGCCCGAAAGGGCATCGATCTGGAAGTCCGTCTCCGGGAAGGACGTCCAGGTGTTCATCGGCGACCTGACGCAGTGGGATTTCGTCAGTGAGGTGTTCAGGGCGTTCACGCCCGACGCCATCGTCCACTACGCGGAGCAGCCTTCGGCTCCCTACTCCATGCTCAGCCGAAGGGCCGCCAGCCTGACCTTGGCCAACAACCTGCAAACCACGGCCAATTGCGTCTTCGCCGTTCGCGAATTTTGCCCCCAGGCCCAGATCGTCAAGCTCGGCACCATGGGCGAATACGGCACACCCAACATCGACATCGAGGAAGGCTGGCTCGACGTGGAGCACAAGGGGCGCCGCCAGCGTTTCCTATACCCGCGCCAGGCCAGCAGCCTCTACCATACCACCAAGATCATGGACACGGACATGCTCTGGTTCTACGTGCGCACCTGGGGCCTTGCCGTGACCGACCTGATGCAGGGCCCGGTCTACGGCATCACCACCCAGGAATCGGGCAGCGACGAGCGCCTGATGCCTTTCTTCAACTACGACGAGCTGTTCGGCACAGTGCTCAACAGATTCCTGGTGCAGGCCGTGGCGGGCGTCCCCCTTACGGTCTACGGTTCCGGCAAGCAGATCCGCGGATACCTCAACATCATCGACACCGTGAACTGCGTCCGGCTGGCCCTGGAAAAGCCGGCCGGCCCGGGCGAGCTGCGCGTCTTCAACCAGTTGACCGAAACCTTCGACGTCCTCACCTTGGCGGACATGGTCCAAAAGGCCGGCAACGCCATGAACCTGGACGTGCGCGTCCAGCACATCCCCAATCCGAGGAAAGAGGCCGAGGAGCACTACTACAACCCGGCCTACACCGGGCTCGCCGACCTGGGCCTGAAACCGACCCTGCTCACGGACGAAATCCTGCGGTCCATGCTGCAGCTGGTGCTCAAGCACAAGGCGTCCATCCGTCCCCAGAGCATCTTCAGGGGGGTCAAATGGGCATGAACTGGCTCATCACGGGCGGCGCCGGATTCATCGGCCGCAACCTCGTCTCCTCGCTTCTTGGTGAAGGAGGGCACGCCATCCGCATCCTGGACGACCTGAGCGTGGGGGACAGGGACGGCCTTGCCGAGGTCTGCCGTTTTTCCGAATGCGGCCCCGCCGCTCTTGCCGGATTCCCCGGGCCTGGCGAGGTCCAGTTGGTCCCGGCGAACATCCTCGATGAACACGACACCGCCAGCGCCTGCGGCGGCGCTGACGTGGTGGTGCACCTGGCGGCCAACACAGGGGTGGGACCGTCCGTCAAAAATCCCAGATGGGACTGCAAGGTCAACGTGCTGGGCACGCTGAACTGCCTGGAGGGCGCCCGCCAGGCTGGAGCCAGGCGCTTCGTCTTCGCCTCCAGCGGAGCCCCGGCCGGAGACGCGCCCCCCCCCATCCGCGAGGACATCGTTCCGCGCCCCATGTCGCCTTACGGGGCGAGCAAAATGGCCGGAGAAGGATACTGCTGCGCCTACTGGAAGTGTTTCGGAGTTCCGTCGGTGTCGCTCCGGTTCAGCAACGTCTACGGTCCGCTCTCCAGCCACAAGTCCAGCGCGGTTGCCAGCTTCATCTCGGCGGCCCGCAAGGGCGAGCCCCTGGACGTGTTCGGTGACGGCCTTCAAACCAGGGATTTCCTGTACGTGGACGACCTGGTCGAGGCGGTCAAGAGCTCCGCAGTGCGAGAGGACGCCGCGGGCGAAACATTCCAGATCGCAACCGGCGAGGAAACCACCGTGAACAGCCTGGTGGCCATGCTGGTGGAGGCGCTCGCGGCCAAAGGCCTGCCTCAGGCCGCAGTCAGGCACCTCGGAGAGCGCCAGGGCGACATGCGGCGCAACTACTCGGACACCTCAAAAGCCCAGCAGATGCTCCACTGGAGGGCTAAGGTCGGGCTCAAGGAGGGGCTAGCCAGAACCGTTGACTGGTTCGCCGCTCGAGGAGGTCATTGACATGGACGCGACGCTCAGTCCCAAGCTCTCCCCGCCCCAGGGGCCGCAGGGAGGTTCCGTCGCGACGCTCGCGGCCCTGGTCAGGTCCCAGTACCCGTTGATGCTCCTGGCCCTGGCCTCGGTGGCGGCCGCCTACTGGTCCATCGTGCACGGCATGGTACTGGACTGGATGAACGACGAGAACAGCTCCCACGGGTTCATCGTCCCGGTGGTTTCCGCCTATCTGATCTGGCAGCGCCGGGAACGGCTCATGGCCCAGCCGGCCAAGCCCAGCGCCATGGGGCTTGCCATCGTCGCCATGGGAGCGGCCATGCTCCTCCTGGGGTGGCTGGCCACGGAATACTTCACCATGCGCTTCTCGCTCCTGGTGGTGTTGACCGGGTGCGTGGTGTACTGGGCCGGGTGGGGGGTCCTGGGCGTGCTGGCTGGCCCCATGGCCTACCTGACGCTCATGATCCCGGTTCCGGCCGTGCTCTACGACGCGTTGGCCTTTCCCCTGAAGCTCTTCGTCACCAAGGTGTCCGTGGTCGTTTTGAAGGCCCTGGGAATACTGGTGGTGCGCGAGGGCAACATCATGGCCTTCCCCAACATAACCCTTGAGGTGGTCAACGCCTGCAGCGGACTGCGCTCGCTCACATCGCTTTTGGCGGTGGGCCTGGCCTACGTGATGCTTTTCGTTCGCCCCTTCAAGGAGAAGCTGGCCATCGTGGCCCTCATCTTCCCCATCGCCCTGGCCGCCAACATGGTCCGGGTGATCGGCACCGGCATCCTGGCCCAGCACTTCGGCGAGGCCGCAGCCGAGGGCTTCTTCCATGAATTCGCGGGGCTGGTCATCTTCCTGACGTCCATCGCCATGCTCATGGCCTCCCACCGCATCCTGTCAAGGTGGTTCCGATGAAGACATACCTCCGCTACCTGGCCATCGTGGCCGTGATGGCCTTCGCGGGCGTGTACATGGCCACCCACCATGACCAGCCGAGCCCGCTGGCCAAACCCCTGGCCGAATTCCCCACCCAGGTGGGCGACTGGACAATGATCCAGAACTCCCGGTTCGACCCGGACACCTTGCGGATACTCAGGCCCACCGACTACATGGCCAAGCGCTACCAGAGAAAGGACGGAGCCGTGGCCGACCTCTACGTGGGCTACCACGACGGGGCCAGCAAGGCCGGGCCGCTCCACTCGCCCAGGAACTGCCTGCCCGGCTCCGGCTGGTATGAGGTCTCCACGGAGCCTTCCCCGGTGAACCTCGCGTCCAGGACCCTGGACACCGTCACCGCGGTCTACCAGAACGGGGCCGACACCGAACTCTTCATGTACTGGTTCGAGGTGGGCGGGGTCGCCATCACCAACGAATACGCCCTGAAGATTCAAGAGGTGCTCCACTCCATCCGGAGTGGGCGGCGGGCGGCCAGCTTCATCCGGATCTCCGTGCCCATGCCGGGCGACAAGGCCAAGGCGTCGGAACTGGCCGAGGATTTCCTGAAAACCGTGCAGCCCGTGCTGGCGCAATTCCTCCAGTCGTAAGGACGGCCATGTCTCCCGGACCAGTCCAGACCGTTCTCCTCCTCCTGTGCACCGGGCTTTCGGTGGCGCTGGCGGCCAGCCTGTTCCTCAAGCCTGGCATGGGCTACGTCCGGTGGTACGTCATCGCCGGCGTTGCCGCTTCGCTCTGCCTGGACGCTCTGGGAGTCTGGGGTCTGCCGGGAGACTCGGGCCTGGCCTGGACCGGCCCGTACATGGCGGTGGAACTCACCGGGGCCGTCACCTGGATGCTCTTCAGCAGGCGCTACGCCAGGCCCAAGGAACAGTCCCTGAGCCCAGCCCTCTCCTGGTTCGCGGTGGCCGCCATCGGGACCGCCGCCGGGATATGCGCCGCTCCGGCCGGAATCCTGGCCGTCCGGGCCGCCGCGCAGAACGGCCCGGTGTTCTTCCTCTCCGCCCCGGGATTCCTCGTCCGGTGCGCCACGCTCACGGTGCTCATCATGTCGCTCACGGCCCTGGAGGCCACGCTGGTCAACTCCGTGCACGGGCAGCGCTGGAGGATCAAGTTCACCATCCTCGGATGTTTCTCCATCCTGGGGTCGCATCTCTTCACCCTGAGCCTGGGGCTTCTCTACCACACCCTGGACACCTCCCTGGCCCCGGCCCGCCAGACCGGATTCGCCATCGGCACGGCATTCCTGCTGTATTCGTCGCTCTTCCGGGGCGGGGAGGCCCCGGTGGCGGTGTCCAAACGCCTGGCCCGGACCTCCGTGGTGCTCTTCGGAGCCGGGGCATACCTGCTCTTTCTCGGGGCCCTGGGCCTGGCCATGAGCCTGACGGGCAGCGCCGGCAACCGCGCGCTGCTCCTGGCTCTGGGGATCGTCTCCGGAGTGGGCCTGCTGACGCTCATGCTCTCGGAGCGGTTCCGCCGCAAGTGCACACGGCTTCTGCAGCACTATTTCTACAAGGAAAAATACGACTACCGCACCCAGTGGATGTCCTTCACCAACAGGATATCCAGCGTGCGCAGCCGGGACGGACTCTACCAGGCCGTGCTCCTCGGGTTCTGCGAGACGTTCGGCATGGGCGGCGCGGTGCTCTACCTCAAGGAGCCCGGCGGCCAGGCCATGGTTCCGGCCACGGTCTGGGAACTGGACCACATCATCCCCCCTCGCCTGGATTCCAAGGACGGACTCGTCCGCAGGCTCCAGGACGGCCTCGCCGCCGTGGACATCCGCCAGGGGATCAGCTCTGCCAGCGAGCAGACGGCGGCCTTCCTGTCAGAATCCCAGGCCAGTTTCGCCGTGCCCCTGCTGCAGGGAGAGTCCCTGGAGGGCCTGATCCTCATGCTCAAGCCCATCGACGAGACTGAGGAGTTCAACCAGGAGGATTTCGACCTCATGGAAGCCCTGGGCAGCCAGGCAAACGCGGCGATCCTGAACCTGCGGCTGGCGGAACTGCTCACACAGGCCCGGGACATGGAGGTCATGGGCAAGGTTTCCACCTTCATCGTCCACGACCTGAAGAACCTCGTCTACACCCTGTCGCTCATCGTGGACAACGCCAAGCGCTACATCCAGGACCCCGCTTTCCAGCAGGACATGCTCAAGGGTCTGGAGAACACCGTGTCCAAGATGCACGTGCTCATCTCGCAACTGAGACAACTCCCCACGCGCGAGAACCTGTCCATGGAGACGGCCGACCTCAAGCAGCTGGTCAAGGAGACCTTCAAGCACGCCTCCCTGGACGCCCTGGTCTTCGACGGGGACACCGTCGCGGCCGAGGTGGACCGGTCGCAGCTCCAGAAGGTCATCCTGAACCTGGTGCTCAACGCCCGCGAAGCCAGCCCGGCCGGAGAAACCGTGCGTGTGGAGACGGGTTTCGACACAACCCCGTACATCAAGGTTATCGACAACGGCCCCGGGATGAGCGATCGTTTCATCAGCGAAAGTCTTTTCCAGCCATTCAAGACCACGAAATCCAAAGGGATGGGTATCGGTTTGTATCAGTGTAAGCAGATCGTCGAAGCACATGGCGGCACCATCGAGGTTTCGAGCGCGCCGGGAGTAGGGTCGGAGTTCACGGTGCGCCTGCCTGCTCCGGATGCCGCGACACAGCTGGAGGGCGCATGAATCGCACGCTTCTGATCGTGGACGACAACGAGGACGTCCGCCAGCAGCTCAAATGGGGCCTGTCTTCAGAGCCCTACACCCTGGTCTTCGCCCAGGGCGTCGAGGAGGCGTTGGAAAAATTCCGCGAACACTCCCCCCAGGCCGTCACCCTGGACCTGGGCCTGCCCCCCAGGACCGAGGACGCCTCGCAGGGATTCAAGTGTCTGGAGGAGCTGCGGCGCATCTCGCCCACGGCCAAGATCATCGTCATCACCGGCTTCGACTCGCGCGAGTACGCCCGCCGCGCGGTGGACCTGGGCGCCTACGACTTCTTCCTCAAGCCCATCGACCTGGACGAGCTCAAGGTGATGATCCGCCGGGCCTTCCATCTCTTCGAGATCGAGCAGGAGCGGCCCGCCCGCAAGTCCGCCGCCCCCAGGGCCGTCCACCCGGCCGGCATGATCGGGGATTCCACGCCCATGCGGGAGGTGCTGGCGCACATCGAAAAGGTGGCCGCTTCGGACGTGCCGGTGCTCATCCAGGGTGAATCCGGCACGGGCAAAGAGCTGGTCGCCAGGGCCATCCACGAGCTCTCCCCGCGCAAATCCGGCCCCATGGTCTGCATCAACTGCGGCGCGGTGCCAGAGAACCTCATCGAGTCCGAATTCTTCGGCCACGAGCGTGGCTCATTCACCGGCGCGGTATCCACGGTGCGGGGCAAGGTGGAGTATGCCGACAACGGCCTGCTCTTCCTGGACGAGATCGGGGAACTGCCCGCCAACCTGCAGGTGAAGCTCCTGCGCTTCCTCCAGGAGATGGTCTTCCAGCGGGTGGGCGGGCGCAAGAACCTGGAGGTCAACGTGCGGGTGGTGGCGGCCACCAACATCGACATCCAGGAGGCCATGCGCAACGGCAGCTTCCGCGAGGACCTTTTCTACAGGATCGGCGTGGTTTCGCTGAAGCTCCCGCCGCTTCGGGAGCGCGGCAAGGACGTCATCCTGCTGGCCGAGCACTTCCTGCGCAAGCACCACGAGGGCACTGGCAGCGCCGTCTCGGGCTTCACCCAGGACGCCCTGGACGCCCTCTCCAGCCACTCCTGGCCGGGCAACGTCAGGGAACTGGAGAACACCGTGCGCCGGGCCATGGTGATGTCGAACTCAACCACGATCTCTGCCGCCGACCTGGGGCTCACTCCGGAGTGCCCGAGCGACCTCGGCTCTCCCATACCGGCCAACGCCACCCTCAAGGAGGCCCGGTCGCTGGTGGAGAAGCAGATGGTGGAGGCCGCGCTGGGCCGGTCGGGGGGAAACATCCTCAAGGCGGCGGAAGCCCTCGGGATCAGCAGGCCTACCTTCTACGACCTGCTCAGGAAGCACGGCATCGCCCTCTGACGCGGACTTTTGCGGCAAACGTGCGTGATCGCCGTGGGCCGGTTCATTCTTCGGGATCTTATGCCATATTCGTCAATACTGCCGAACGACGGGACGAAATTGCCCCTTGAGAAACAACAATGAGCACCAGAAAAATCGTTCCGGAAAATATCCTTACATACGTATTGCTAGGCGTTTCCGCCGTAGTCCTGGCCATTGCATATGCGCGAGGCCAAGGAAAATGGGGGGACATCATCATTGACTACGGCAGGGAGTTGTACATTCCATGGCAAATAAGCAAAGGAAAGTCGCTTTACCTTGATGTCGCGAACTATTTCGGCCCTCTCTCATCATATATTAACGCGAATATATTCACAATATTCGGCACATCAACTCGTGTCATTCAGAATTTCAACTTCGTAATTCTAATACTAACATGCATATTAATATTTAATACTATAAAATTTGCATCCAGCGACAAAATAGCTTCGGTATGCGTGCTCGTATTCTTGCTATTCACGGGGACCAGCACCTATGAAAGCTTGAGAAATTACAACTTCATATCGCCATACTCGCATGAACTCATGCACGGATTATTCCTTGGCTTCGTAATAGTTTTCCTCCTCACAGCACGCCAGCGAATCATACTGCGTACATCCATATTCCTCATCGGGCTTTTCCTTGGGTGCATTTCCATCGCGAAGTCAGAAACTTTCTTGGCCACTGCCGCAGCCCTGCTGTATTATTTGACGGCGACCATCCAGACCAACGAGCACAGGATTCATGCTAGAGGAGTATTCTCTTTCCTTCTCGGCTTCATATGCGTTCCAGCGTTGTTCCTCATATATTTATCCTCAAAAATGCCCATTTTGGAGACGATTCGATCATTGACGTTGATGTACACCTTGCCGTTTTCCCCTCCGGAACCGATGAGGGTGTTTTTCTCAAACATCAGCGGCAGCGCCAACCCGGCAAAACAACTCGGAATGATGGCGACATCGTGCCTGCTTATATTCTTATTGTATTACGTCTATCATTTGATCTCCAAAAAAATTCAACCTTCAAGCCCCCTGCGAAAGGCACTGCTCCTTCTGTGCTACCTGACGCCGTTCATTGCGATCGCCGCAAAACACGCACAGCCTGATTTTCCCTCAAAAATTTCGACAACGTTCCTACCGCCGTTCCTTGTTATTGCATTTTTCAAGCTGCACAGCCTCATCAGGTCGAATGCCCACCAGATGAGGCAGAAATTGATCATCCTTAACACGCTCACTGTTTACTCGCTGGCGATGATGTTAAAAGTTATTTTAAATCCAACTCCGGATTACTATTCCTCCTTCCTTATCTTACCAGGGCTGCTCACCTTCACAGCAACCACGCTCTGGCTCGTTCCGCACCTTCGAGCACCTTCCGAGAAATTCCCGATATACCTTTTAGCTCCACCTTTGATCATGCTCTTCATGGTTATTTATCCAAAAGCACGACTTAGTGCGACAATATTCAACGCACCAGCCTGGATCACGCAAGTTGCGAGCACTCCAGACGAGATATCTGTAAACAGATCGCAATCAGATGTTATTATTAAAATACTACATTATATTAAAAGCAACAAAAAAGATAATGACACGTTATCAGTGATGCCTGAGGGCATCGGACTGAACTATCTTCTGCGCATGGACAATCCAACTAAATTCATCAACCTTGCTCCTCCTGAATGGTTCACGTTTGGTGGAACGCGAATAGAAAAGGCGTTTACAGCAAACCCTCCGAACTGGATCGTACTCCTCCACAGGGACAACATGGAATACGAGACGGATTACTTTGGAAAAGGCTACGCACAAAACATCATTAGCTGGATCAAAGAAACATATGCGTGCGAAGCCTGTTTCGGTGCACCTCCATTTGAAACGAAAAATGGATTTGGAGCATGCATCTACAGGCTCGCAAACAAACAGAATGAACCGTGATCCCGGAATTTCTATGAGCCCAAAAAAAATTTCCGTCATTATTCCCGCATACAATGCCGAACCATTTCTGCAGGAAGCGATCCAAAGCGTCCTCGACCAAGACTACCCCGATATCGAGTGCATTGTCGTCAATGACGGCTCCACGGACGGGACGGAGGACGTTGCTTTAAGTTTTGGGGACTCCATCACATACATTCGACAAAACAACTCAGGTTGCGCCGGCCCCCCGCGCAACACGGGAATTGACGCTTCAACAGGAGAATACCTCGTATTTTTCGATGCAGACGACATCCTTCTCCCCGGATCATTAAGCATACAAGCCAAGGCACTCGACGATAACCCCTTATGCGGAATCTGTACCACGGACTTCTGCAACTTCAACAACCAAGGAGTCATCGGAAAAAGCCACCATCATTCATTTTGTCCATCCTTCAGAAAACTAATTCAAGAAAAAAACCAACTTGTTCTTGATTCACACGAATCACTTTCTGCACTTTTAAAAGAAAATTTCATCGGATGCTGTCATGCAATGATCAGAAGGAGCATGATAGAGGACAAAACGAGATTTGATGCACGATTGTTTGGCGCTGAAGACTTTCATTTTTACTATAGAATAATATCAAAAACGTCACACATAATAATTTCAACCCCATACATGCACAGGAGAATCCACGAGAACAACGCCACGCACCAGATGGAAAGAATACTGAGTGACCACTTAATTTGTCTAAAAATGCTTTACGATATCGAGGATGACAAAATATTAAAGAGAAAAATTCTCAATCTGTCTGCTTCACTCGACACTGAACTTCTCTGGCATTACAGCAACGACGGGAATACTCGCAAAACTGTCCAGACATGCATTCGCATTTTGCGTCAGTCTCACTCACCCAATGCCATAAAAGCCACCGCAAAGGCACTTTCCCGATGTTTCATACGGCGTCTCTCGCCCAGAACAGTCTAATACAAAAAACGTTTACCACGAAATCTGGCCAACAACAGACACCCGGAAATGCAAAACAAAGAAAGCCCAGGAATTTTCATTCCTGGGCTTTCTAACTTCCTGGTGGGCCATGTAGGACTCGAACCTACAACCAATGGATTAAGAGTCCACTGCTCTACCAATTGAGCTAATGACCCGCTTCGTTGCTGCCGGAGAAGTTCCCGTCAGCGCGGAAGGCGGTATTTACGCGTCTGCCCCCACCTTGTCAACACGGGTTGAAAAAATTTTTGAAAATTCTTCGCACCACCTCGAATGCACTGAATTTATTTTTCAAATTATTCCGTACGCCAACATTCCCATCCCGAGCCCCATCCCAGCCCCCTGCCGGAGCTGCGTCGATCCCCTAAGCATTTGAAGTTCCGGACGGCTTAGGCTAGAATGGCTTGTTTACGACATCTTCAACCGCCCGCCTCGGGCTTTCGGATACGACAATGAACACCATTCTGGGGCTCAGGTTCCGGGAAAACGGCCAGATATACTACTTCGACGCAGCCTCCCACGAGGCCCGCACCGGGCAGTACGTGCTGGTCAAGACCGAACAGGGAACCGCCATGGCCCGCGTGGCCTCCGTCCTGGACACCCTGCCCGCCGACGCCGAGCCAGGCGAGCTCAAGCCCATCCTGCGGCCTGCCCTCCCCGAGGACATGGCCCAGTACGAAGAGAACCGCGTCCTGGCCCGGGACGCCATCCGCCATTGCCGCGAGTGCATCCACGAACGCAACCTGGACATGAAGCTCGTGGATGTGGAAATCCTCCAGGACCGCTCCAAGATGATCTTCTACTTCACCGCTCCCGGGCGCATCGACTTCCGCGAACTGGTGAAGGACCTGGTCAAGGCCTACCGCACGCGCATCGAACTCAGGCAGATCGGCGTGCGCCACGAGACCCAGATGATCGGGGCCATCGGCAACTGCGGCCAGATGTGCTGCTGCGCGCGCTTCATCCGCA
Coding sequences:
- a CDS encoding acyltransferase; protein product: MKTTLKRTLHIVAKVATFPAAALVRIADRPGGEHRMFRGLSQLMSLVPGTLGSVLRSGFYVQTLTRCSWEATFDFGVLFSTPDSEIEDHVYIGPYTIVSKAHIGRDTIIGSFVSITSGKSTHHFADAHTPIRLQGGSHDGVRIGNDCWIGNQAVIMADVGDGCVVGAGSVVVKDAEPGHVVAGNPARTIKERNDPGTVQAPARSA
- a CDS encoding polysaccharide biosynthesis protein; translation: MNASAMLAGKRVLITGCCGTVGRELVAHILTQYGVKELLCIDNNESATFFMEQEWLSHPHAHFFIGDMRNAKRMLQLMEDVDVVFHAAAFKHVGLCERSPTEAVENNILGVQNIIEAAIANHVERVIFTSSDKAVNPTNVMGTSKLMGERLMTAANSNRRKGGTVFASTRFGNVLGSRGSVIPIFREQIRAGGPVTLTDADMTRFIMSIEQAARLVLDSSALARGGEVFITKMPVIRIKDLAEVMIREIAPRYGHDPASIPITEIGAKPGEKMYEELMSLEETRRAVELTDYFAVLPAFHGLYRETAYDYDDIVPGVVTNPYNSCNEPPMTQEQLTRFLYVNKLLEEPVEGSHPAQRHWP
- a CDS encoding NAD-dependent epimerase/dehydratase family protein, with translation MKILILGGDGYLGWPTAMHLSARGHDVACVDNYLRRNLCSNEDGDPLFPTPRLPERASIWKSVSGKDVQVFIGDLTQWDFVSEVFRAFTPDAIVHYAEQPSAPYSMLSRRAASLTLANNLQTTANCVFAVREFCPQAQIVKLGTMGEYGTPNIDIEEGWLDVEHKGRRQRFLYPRQASSLYHTTKIMDTDMLWFYVRTWGLAVTDLMQGPVYGITTQESGSDERLMPFFNYDELFGTVLNRFLVQAVAGVPLTVYGSGKQIRGYLNIIDTVNCVRLALEKPAGPGELRVFNQLTETFDVLTLADMVQKAGNAMNLDVRVQHIPNPRKEAEEHYYNPAYTGLADLGLKPTLLTDEILRSMLQLVLKHKASIRPQSIFRGVKWA
- a CDS encoding NAD-dependent epimerase/dehydratase family protein yields the protein MGMNWLITGGAGFIGRNLVSSLLGEGGHAIRILDDLSVGDRDGLAEVCRFSECGPAALAGFPGPGEVQLVPANILDEHDTASACGGADVVVHLAANTGVGPSVKNPRWDCKVNVLGTLNCLEGARQAGARRFVFASSGAPAGDAPPPIREDIVPRPMSPYGASKMAGEGYCCAYWKCFGVPSVSLRFSNVYGPLSSHKSSAVASFISAARKGEPLDVFGDGLQTRDFLYVDDLVEAVKSSAVREDAAGETFQIATGEETTVNSLVAMLVEALAAKGLPQAAVRHLGERQGDMRRNYSDTSKAQQMLHWRAKVGLKEGLARTVDWFAARGGH
- a CDS encoding exosortase/archaeosortase family protein, whose translation is MDATLSPKLSPPQGPQGGSVATLAALVRSQYPLMLLALASVAAAYWSIVHGMVLDWMNDENSSHGFIVPVVSAYLIWQRRERLMAQPAKPSAMGLAIVAMGAAMLLLGWLATEYFTMRFSLLVVLTGCVVYWAGWGVLGVLAGPMAYLTLMIPVPAVLYDALAFPLKLFVTKVSVVVLKALGILVVREGNIMAFPNITLEVVNACSGLRSLTSLLAVGLAYVMLFVRPFKEKLAIVALIFPIALAANMVRVIGTGILAQHFGEAAAEGFFHEFAGLVIFLTSIAMLMASHRILSRWFR
- a CDS encoding exosortase C-terminal domain/associated protein EpsI, whose product is MKTYLRYLAIVAVMAFAGVYMATHHDQPSPLAKPLAEFPTQVGDWTMIQNSRFDPDTLRILRPTDYMAKRYQRKDGAVADLYVGYHDGASKAGPLHSPRNCLPGSGWYEVSTEPSPVNLASRTLDTVTAVYQNGADTELFMYWFEVGGVAITNEYALKIQEVLHSIRSGRRAASFIRISVPMPGDKAKASELAEDFLKTVQPVLAQFLQS
- the prsK gene encoding XrtA/PEP-CTERM system histidine kinase PrsK; protein product: MSPGPVQTVLLLLCTGLSVALAASLFLKPGMGYVRWYVIAGVAASLCLDALGVWGLPGDSGLAWTGPYMAVELTGAVTWMLFSRRYARPKEQSLSPALSWFAVAAIGTAAGICAAPAGILAVRAAAQNGPVFFLSAPGFLVRCATLTVLIMSLTALEATLVNSVHGQRWRIKFTILGCFSILGSHLFTLSLGLLYHTLDTSLAPARQTGFAIGTAFLLYSSLFRGGEAPVAVSKRLARTSVVLFGAGAYLLFLGALGLAMSLTGSAGNRALLLALGIVSGVGLLTLMLSERFRRKCTRLLQHYFYKEKYDYRTQWMSFTNRISSVRSRDGLYQAVLLGFCETFGMGGAVLYLKEPGGQAMVPATVWELDHIIPPRLDSKDGLVRRLQDGLAAVDIRQGISSASEQTAAFLSESQASFAVPLLQGESLEGLILMLKPIDETEEFNQEDFDLMEALGSQANAAILNLRLAELLTQARDMEVMGKVSTFIVHDLKNLVYTLSLIVDNAKRYIQDPAFQQDMLKGLENTVSKMHVLISQLRQLPTRENLSMETADLKQLVKETFKHASLDALVFDGDTVAAEVDRSQLQKVILNLVLNAREASPAGETVRVETGFDTTPYIKVIDNGPGMSDRFISESLFQPFKTTKSKGMGIGLYQCKQIVEAHGGTIEVSSAPGVGSEFTVRLPAPDAATQLEGA